A stretch of the Photobacterium sp. CCB-ST2H9 genome encodes the following:
- the murC gene encoding UDP-N-acetylmuramate--L-alanine ligase: MNKLDNQQIAKIRTMVPEMRRVERIHFVGIGGAGMSGIAEVLLNEGYRISGSDITPNSVTERLSERGAELFFGHASSNVEGASVVVVSTAIAADNPELKAARALRIPVVRRAEMLAELMRYRHGIAIAGTHGKTTTTALTTQIYSEAGLDPTFVNGGLVKSAGTNARLGSSRYLIAEADESDASFIHLQPMVSVVTNIEADHMDTYGGDFENLKQTFIDFLHNLPFYGLAVMCIDDPVVRELLPRVGRQVITYGFSEDADVRLVDYRQQGQQGHFSILRKGKPALSVTLNIPGRHNALNATAAVAVATEEGVEDDAILRALAEFEGTGRRFDHLGEFETGKGKVMLVDDYGHHPSEVDVTIQAARAGWPDKRLVMIFQPHRYSRTRDLYDDFANVLEQVDVLLMLDVYSAGEAPIPGADGRSLCRTIRGRGKIDPIFVPNAAALPAALANVMQENDLVLTQGAGDVGKIARQLAALGLDEKEMKK; encoded by the coding sequence ATGAATAAACTGGATAACCAGCAAATAGCCAAAATCAGAACGATGGTGCCAGAAATGCGCCGGGTTGAGCGCATTCACTTTGTTGGAATAGGCGGTGCCGGTATGAGTGGTATCGCTGAGGTACTGCTGAACGAAGGTTATCGGATCAGCGGCTCAGATATCACGCCGAATTCTGTGACTGAACGTCTTTCAGAGCGCGGTGCAGAGCTGTTTTTCGGCCATGCCAGCAGTAACGTGGAAGGCGCCAGCGTCGTGGTCGTTTCGACGGCGATTGCTGCAGATAACCCGGAGCTGAAAGCCGCGCGTGCATTGCGTATTCCTGTGGTACGCCGCGCTGAGATGCTGGCAGAGCTGATGCGTTATCGTCATGGTATTGCCATTGCCGGTACGCACGGAAAAACCACCACCACAGCACTGACAACTCAGATTTACTCAGAGGCTGGCCTGGATCCAACGTTTGTGAACGGCGGTCTGGTGAAAAGTGCCGGAACCAATGCCCGTCTGGGATCCAGCCGTTATCTGATTGCTGAAGCGGATGAAAGTGATGCGTCGTTTATCCACCTGCAACCGATGGTGTCGGTGGTGACGAACATTGAAGCAGACCACATGGATACCTATGGTGGTGACTTCGAAAACCTCAAACAGACCTTTATTGATTTTCTGCATAATCTGCCGTTCTACGGTCTGGCGGTGATGTGTATTGATGATCCGGTCGTGCGTGAACTGTTGCCGCGTGTCGGCCGCCAGGTGATCACTTACGGTTTTTCTGAAGATGCGGATGTACGTCTTGTTGATTACCGTCAGCAGGGGCAGCAGGGCCATTTTTCGATCCTGCGAAAAGGCAAGCCAGCTTTGTCGGTGACGCTGAATATCCCGGGTCGCCATAATGCTCTGAATGCGACCGCTGCTGTGGCTGTTGCGACGGAAGAAGGCGTAGAAGATGACGCGATTCTGCGTGCGCTGGCTGAGTTCGAAGGAACGGGTCGCCGATTTGACCACCTTGGCGAGTTTGAAACCGGAAAAGGGAAAGTCATGCTGGTGGATGACTACGGTCATCACCCGAGTGAAGTTGATGTGACAATCCAGGCGGCTCGTGCCGGTTGGCCGGACAAACGGCTGGTGATGATCTTCCAGCCACACCGCTACAGCCGGACGCGTGATCTTTATGATGATTTTGCCAATGTGCTGGAGCAGGTGGATGTCCTGCTGATGCTGGATGTTTACAGTGCGGGTGAAGCTCCGATTCCGGGCGCTGATGGCCGCTCATTGTGCCGGACCATTCGTGGCCGGGGTAAGATCGATCCGATTTTTGTTCCGAATGCAGCCGCATTACCTGCCGCTCTGGCGAATGTTATGCAAGAGAATGACCTGGTCCTGACGCAAGGTGCTGGTGATGTTGGTAAAATTGCACGTCAACTGGCTGCACTAGGGTTGGATGAGAAAGAAATGAAGAAATAA
- the ftsW gene encoding cell division protein FtsW codes for MLKGVKEALFEISQWFSRPAPPCQYDRQLVWISLSLMVTGLVVVSSASVPVATRLTDIPFYFALRHAFFLVCALLIAALMVQVPLARWRQLSVPMLFVSLALLVIVLVLGRSVNGAVRWIPLGIFNLQPAEVAKLSLFVFLSGYLVRQYQQVRQSFYGFIKPLAVLALMAILLLQQPDLGSFVVMFVTTVGMLFIAGARLWQFLAMLSMALVGIVMLIVFEPYRMRRVTAFLDPWEDPFGSGYQLTQSLMAFGRGDWLGQGLGNSIQKLEYLPEAHTDFVFAVLAEELGLAGVTVVLLLIFALVFKALLIGRKSLQSGQLFGGFLAFGIGFWFAFQTLVNVGAAAGMVPTKGLTLPLISYGGSSLFIMSTAVAILLRIDHEQRHQARFGHAQSSDENDNDEK; via the coding sequence ATGCTGAAAGGGGTCAAAGAAGCCCTGTTCGAAATCAGCCAGTGGTTTAGCCGGCCGGCACCGCCATGTCAGTATGACCGGCAACTGGTGTGGATCAGCCTGTCTCTGATGGTGACCGGGCTGGTAGTGGTGAGCTCGGCTTCTGTCCCGGTCGCCACCCGACTGACTGACATTCCTTTCTATTTTGCTCTGCGCCATGCCTTCTTTCTGGTTTGCGCGTTGCTGATTGCAGCGCTGATGGTCCAGGTTCCGCTGGCGCGCTGGCGACAGCTCAGTGTTCCGATGTTGTTCGTCTCACTGGCGTTACTGGTGATCGTGCTGGTGCTGGGGCGCTCGGTTAACGGTGCGGTGCGCTGGATCCCGCTGGGGATTTTTAACTTGCAGCCAGCCGAAGTTGCCAAGCTGTCGCTTTTTGTCTTTCTGTCAGGATATCTGGTGCGCCAGTATCAGCAGGTCCGGCAGAGTTTTTACGGTTTTATCAAACCCCTGGCAGTTCTGGCGCTGATGGCGATTCTGCTGTTGCAACAGCCGGATCTGGGTTCTTTCGTGGTGATGTTTGTGACCACGGTTGGCATGCTGTTTATTGCCGGGGCCAGGTTGTGGCAGTTTCTTGCGATGCTGTCGATGGCTCTGGTCGGCATTGTGATGCTGATTGTTTTTGAGCCTTACCGGATGCGACGGGTGACAGCGTTCCTGGATCCCTGGGAAGATCCCTTCGGCAGTGGCTATCAGCTGACCCAGTCGCTGATGGCTTTTGGCCGGGGTGACTGGCTGGGGCAAGGGCTGGGAAATTCAATTCAGAAACTTGAGTATCTGCCGGAAGCCCATACGGACTTCGTTTTTGCCGTTCTGGCTGAAGAGCTGGGGCTGGCGGGAGTGACTGTTGTATTACTGCTGATTTTTGCGCTGGTCTTCAAGGCACTGCTGATTGGCCGGAAAAGTTTGCAGTCCGGTCAGTTGTTCGGTGGCTTTCTGGCTTTCGGGATAGGCTTTTGGTTTGCCTTTCAGACGTTGGTTAATGTGGGAGCCGCGGCCGGCATGGTGCCGACCAAAGGTCTGACTTTGCCGCTGATCAGTTATGGTGGCTCCAGCTTATTCATAATGTCGACTGCAGTGGCAATCTTACTGCGTATCGATCATGAGCAGCGCCATCAGGCACGCTTCGGCCATGCTCAATCAAGTGATGAAAATGACAATGACGAAAAATAA
- the ftsZ gene encoding cell division protein FtsZ translates to MFEPMMELSDEAVIKVIGVGGGGGNAVDHMVRESIEGVHFISVNTDAQALRKSNVGTVIQIGGDITKGLGAGANPQVGRDSALEDREAIREALDGSDMVFIAAGMGGGTGTGAAPIIAEVAKELGILTVAVVTKPFSFEGKKRMAFAEQGIEELSKHVDSLITIPNEKLLKVLGRGITLLDAFAKANDVLKNAVQGIAELITRPGMINVDFADVRTVMSEMGHAMMGSGVATGEDRAEEAAEMAISSPLLEDIDLAGARGVLVNITAGLDMRLDEFETVGNTVKAFASDNATVVIGTSLDPDMSDELRVTVVATGIGKETKPDITLVTNTAKPAVQEKPVVQQEPQEETIKPQTVQPAAEKNVQSGAAATAAKPKQQADHDYLDIPAFLRKQAD, encoded by the coding sequence ATGTTTGAACCGATGATGGAATTGTCTGATGAAGCGGTAATTAAAGTCATTGGCGTTGGCGGTGGCGGTGGTAACGCTGTTGATCACATGGTCCGTGAGTCGATTGAAGGCGTACACTTCATCAGTGTGAATACTGATGCTCAGGCGCTGCGTAAAAGCAACGTTGGCACAGTGATCCAGATTGGCGGTGACATCACGAAAGGTTTGGGTGCAGGTGCTAACCCTCAGGTTGGCCGTGACTCAGCGCTGGAAGATCGTGAAGCGATTCGTGAAGCACTGGACGGTTCAGATATGGTCTTTATCGCGGCTGGCATGGGCGGTGGTACCGGAACCGGTGCTGCACCGATTATTGCTGAAGTTGCGAAAGAGCTGGGTATTCTGACCGTTGCTGTGGTGACCAAGCCTTTTAGTTTCGAAGGTAAAAAACGCATGGCGTTTGCAGAGCAGGGTATTGAGGAGCTGTCTAAGCACGTCGATTCTCTGATCACGATTCCGAATGAAAAACTGCTGAAAGTGCTGGGTCGTGGCATCACATTGCTGGACGCCTTTGCAAAAGCCAATGATGTACTGAAGAACGCGGTACAGGGCATTGCAGAGCTGATCACCCGTCCGGGCATGATCAACGTCGACTTTGCGGACGTACGTACCGTGATGTCTGAGATGGGTCATGCCATGATGGGCAGCGGTGTTGCGACCGGTGAAGACCGTGCGGAAGAAGCTGCTGAAATGGCGATTTCCAGCCCGCTGCTGGAAGATATCGATCTGGCTGGTGCTCGTGGTGTTCTGGTCAACATTACCGCAGGTCTGGATATGCGTCTGGATGAGTTCGAAACTGTCGGTAATACAGTGAAAGCATTCGCTTCTGATAATGCGACTGTGGTGATTGGTACTTCACTGGATCCGGACATGAGCGATGAGCTGCGTGTCACAGTTGTTGCGACCGGTATTGGCAAAGAAACGAAGCCTGATATTACGTTGGTTACGAACACGGCTAAACCTGCAGTGCAGGAAAAGCCAGTGGTTCAGCAAGAGCCGCAGGAAGAAACGATCAAGCCTCAGACCGTGCAACCAGCGGCAGAGAAAAATGTCCAGTCAGGTGCGGCAGCAACAGCGGCAAAGCCGAAGCAGCAAGCCGACCATGACTACCTGGATATCCCTGCGTTTTTACGCAAGCAGGCAGACTAA
- the murD gene encoding UDP-N-acetylmuramoyl-L-alanine--D-glutamate ligase, with protein MERLALAKNVVVVGLGVTGLSVVNYLKRQPVAPQIRVIDTRANPPGQDQLPADVALSAGAWQMDWLLAADLIVTNPGVALATPQLKTAADAGIPIVGDIELFAWAADKPVVAITGSNGKSTVTSLVGEMAAEAGMKAGVGGNIGLAALNMLGQQNALYVLELSSFQLETTSSLDLVAAAYLNLSEDHMDRYDSFADYGLAKQRIFRHARLAISNRDDAATQPAEFSGKQTSFGFDDRDYGLIQYQQEEYLAVNGEPVLPSRELALVGRHNVANSLAALALADAAGIDREASCRVLRRYTGLPHRCQRVVQAHGVDWVNDSKATNLASTLAALNGLSIPGRLHLLVGGDSKGADFAPLKAILETLNVQLYCFGRDGHRFVSLTANPVVVETLDQAMAMAAAEATAGDMVLLSPACASLDQYPNFMARGDAFAELAQSLKDQVRGAHVC; from the coding sequence ATGGAACGCTTGGCACTGGCAAAAAATGTCGTTGTCGTGGGGCTGGGCGTGACCGGGCTGTCTGTGGTGAATTATCTGAAAAGACAGCCTGTGGCACCGCAGATCCGGGTGATTGATACCCGTGCCAATCCGCCGGGTCAGGATCAGTTACCAGCGGATGTCGCGCTGAGTGCCGGTGCGTGGCAGATGGACTGGTTGCTGGCGGCCGATCTGATTGTCACCAATCCTGGTGTGGCATTAGCGACACCGCAATTGAAAACGGCTGCCGACGCAGGAATCCCGATTGTCGGCGATATCGAACTCTTTGCCTGGGCGGCGGATAAACCTGTCGTCGCCATTACCGGTTCAAACGGAAAAAGTACGGTCACCAGTCTGGTGGGTGAAATGGCAGCGGAAGCTGGCATGAAAGCTGGTGTCGGCGGCAATATCGGCCTGGCGGCACTCAATATGCTGGGGCAACAGAATGCGCTGTATGTTCTGGAACTGTCGAGCTTCCAGCTGGAAACGACAAGCTCGCTGGATCTGGTTGCGGCGGCCTATCTGAATCTGTCTGAAGATCATATGGACCGATACGACAGCTTTGCGGATTACGGTCTGGCAAAGCAGCGGATTTTCCGTCATGCCCGGCTGGCGATCAGCAACCGGGACGATGCAGCGACACAGCCCGCTGAATTTTCCGGTAAACAGACCAGCTTTGGTTTTGATGACCGGGATTACGGTCTGATCCAATATCAGCAGGAAGAATACCTTGCCGTCAACGGTGAACCGGTTTTGCCGAGCCGGGAGCTGGCGCTGGTAGGCCGTCATAATGTTGCCAACAGTCTGGCTGCGCTGGCACTGGCCGATGCGGCCGGCATTGATCGCGAAGCATCCTGCCGGGTACTGCGCCGGTATACCGGCCTGCCACATCGCTGTCAGCGCGTGGTGCAGGCGCATGGCGTAGACTGGGTCAACGATTCTAAAGCAACGAATCTCGCCAGTACGCTGGCGGCGCTGAACGGACTTTCGATCCCGGGCCGTTTGCATCTGTTGGTTGGTGGTGACAGCAAAGGCGCAGATTTTGCGCCGCTGAAAGCCATTCTTGAAACACTGAACGTGCAGCTGTACTGCTTCGGTCGTGACGGTCACCGGTTTGTTTCTCTGACTGCCAATCCGGTCGTGGTGGAAACGTTGGATCAGGCGATGGCAATGGCCGCGGCAGAGGCAACAGCCGGAGACATGGTTCTGTTGTCACCGGCTTGCGCCAGTCTGGACCAGTACCCGAACTTTATGGCTCGCGGGGATGCCTTTGCGGAACTGGCGCAGAGCCTGAAAGATCAGGTGCGGGGAGCGCACGTATGCTGA
- the ftsA gene encoding cell division protein FtsA, with protein sequence MTKAIDKKLIVGLDIGTSKVCALVGEALPDGLVNVIGVGSSPSKGMDKGGVNDLESVVKSVQRAVDQAELMADCQIASVYLSLSGKHIRCQTEKGMVPISDKEVTQDDVDNVIHTAKSVKISDEHRTLHVIPQEFAIDYQEGIKNPVGLSGVRMEASVHLITCHNDMARNIVKAVERCGLKVDQLIFSGLAASYAVLTADERELGVCVVDIGGGTMDMAVWTGGALRHAEVIPYAGNVVTSDIAYAFGTPPGDAEEIKVKYGCALSELVSKDAKVDVPSVGGRPSRSLQSQTLAEVIEPRYSELLGLVNQKLVEIQEQLRNTGVKHQLAAGIVLTGGASQMEGLVECAERVFRNQVRLGRPLALSGLTDYVQAPHYATAVGLLHYGKDSQTFEDSELEPKRSVAGLFTKISGWLRKEF encoded by the coding sequence ATGACGAAGGCTATAGATAAAAAACTCATCGTTGGCCTTGATATCGGTACCTCCAAAGTTTGTGCTTTGGTGGGTGAGGCATTGCCGGACGGCCTGGTGAATGTCATTGGTGTGGGCAGCAGCCCGTCTAAAGGCATGGATAAGGGTGGCGTCAACGATCTCGAATCTGTCGTCAAATCCGTGCAACGGGCGGTTGACCAGGCGGAACTTATGGCAGATTGTCAGATTGCCTCTGTATATCTGTCTCTGTCCGGGAAACATATTCGTTGCCAGACCGAAAAAGGTATGGTGCCGATTTCCGACAAAGAAGTGACTCAGGATGACGTGGATAACGTCATTCACACGGCAAAGTCGGTCAAAATCAGTGACGAGCACAGAACGTTGCACGTTATCCCGCAAGAATTTGCCATTGACTACCAGGAGGGGATTAAAAACCCGGTTGGTTTGTCTGGTGTGCGAATGGAAGCCAGCGTGCATCTGATCACTTGCCATAATGACATGGCAAGAAACATCGTGAAAGCGGTTGAACGCTGTGGCCTGAAAGTGGATCAGTTGATCTTTTCAGGGTTGGCTGCCAGCTATGCGGTGTTAACGGCGGATGAGCGTGAACTGGGTGTCTGTGTGGTCGATATCGGTGGCGGAACCATGGATATGGCTGTATGGACAGGCGGTGCACTCCGGCACGCGGAAGTGATTCCTTATGCAGGTAATGTGGTCACCAGCGACATTGCCTATGCCTTTGGCACCCCTCCGGGGGATGCTGAGGAAATCAAAGTGAAGTACGGCTGCGCACTGAGCGAGTTGGTCAGTAAAGACGCCAAAGTCGACGTTCCTAGTGTGGGCGGACGACCGTCGCGCAGCTTGCAAAGCCAGACACTCGCGGAAGTGATTGAACCGCGTTACAGCGAATTGCTGGGTCTGGTGAATCAAAAGTTGGTGGAAATACAAGAACAACTGCGTAATACGGGTGTCAAACACCAGCTGGCAGCTGGCATCGTGTTAACCGGCGGAGCCTCACAAATGGAAGGGCTGGTCGAATGTGCTGAGCGGGTATTCCGCAATCAGGTACGTTTGGGCCGACCGCTGGCATTAAGTGGCTTAACGGACTATGTCCAGGCCCCGCATTACGCAACGGCAGTAGGCTTACTGCATTACGGAAAGGACAGTCAGACATTTGAAGATAGTGAGTTGGAGCCCAAGCGTTCAGTGGCAGGCTTGTTCACTAAAATTAGTGGTTGGCTACGAAAAGAATTTTAA
- the lpxC gene encoding UDP-3-O-acyl-N-acetylglucosamine deacetylase, whose product MIRQRTLKSIVKTIGVGLHSGRKVTLILRPAAANTGVIYRRTDLNPPVDFPANADSVRDTMLCTALVNDQGVRISTVEHLNAALAGMGIDNVIVEVDAPEIPIMDGSASPFIYLLQSAGIETLNAPKRFLRLKKTVRVEDGDKWAELRPYNGFRLDFAIEFNHPAIDADQQRLVLDFSSQSFVKDISRARTFGFMRDIEYLQSQNLCLGGSFDNAIVLDDYRILNDEGLRFDNELVTHKVLDAIGDLYMCGHNIIGEMVAYKSGHALNNKLLRAVLADQEAYEWSTFQDEADVPVTFAQPGMVLA is encoded by the coding sequence ATGATCAGACAACGTACACTAAAAAGCATCGTGAAAACGATTGGGGTGGGTCTTCACTCTGGTCGTAAAGTGACGCTTATTCTGCGCCCGGCCGCAGCAAATACTGGTGTTATCTATCGTCGTACGGATCTGAATCCGCCGGTGGATTTTCCGGCAAATGCTGATTCTGTGCGAGATACAATGTTGTGCACCGCGCTGGTGAACGATCAGGGCGTACGCATCTCAACTGTTGAGCACCTGAATGCCGCGCTGGCTGGTATGGGCATTGATAATGTGATTGTGGAAGTGGATGCACCGGAAATTCCGATTATGGACGGTAGCGCCAGCCCATTCATTTATCTGCTGCAATCTGCCGGGATTGAGACACTGAATGCGCCGAAGCGTTTTCTGCGTCTGAAAAAAACTGTTCGTGTTGAAGATGGCGACAAGTGGGCAGAGCTGAGACCTTACAATGGTTTCCGTCTGGACTTCGCGATTGAATTTAATCATCCGGCGATCGATGCAGATCAGCAACGTCTGGTTCTGGACTTTTCCAGTCAGTCGTTTGTGAAAGATATCAGCCGCGCCCGAACTTTTGGTTTCATGCGTGATATCGAATATCTGCAGTCACAGAATCTGTGCCTGGGTGGTAGCTTCGATAACGCCATTGTTCTTGATGACTACCGCATCCTGAATGATGAAGGTCTGCGTTTTGACAATGAGCTGGTGACACATAAAGTACTGGACGCCATTGGTGATCTGTACATGTGCGGTCACAATATCATTGGTGAAATGGTCGCTTATAAGTCCGGCCATGCCCTGAACAATAAACTGCTCCGTGCTGTTTTGGCAGACCAGGAAGCTTATGAGTGGTCGACCTTCCAGGATGAAGCGGACGTGCCTGTTACTTTTGCTCAACCGGGTATGGTACTGGCCTAA
- a CDS encoding cell division protein FtsQ/DivIB encodes MTEAALKQNHWVSGPWSQWRGLSFLALVIAGMIWLFVSVMHWMTDANRMPLSQLIIQGDLEHLTTEQVRQGILKMGALSSFMLQDVDEIQYTLESLPWVAQASVRKQWPDTVKVYLVEHRPAAVWNDKFLVNQQGLVFEAPASDVSGESLVTLEGPDGSSEEMLKTWREMQPELQRGGLEIVRLSLNQRRSWRIWLSNGIRLELGREARLERIKRFLWLYPELEQQGKAIDYVDLRYDTGVAVGWQQNNEEVVQE; translated from the coding sequence ATGACTGAGGCAGCCTTAAAGCAGAATCATTGGGTTTCCGGCCCATGGTCCCAGTGGCGCGGCCTGAGCTTTCTGGCTTTGGTGATTGCCGGAATGATCTGGCTCTTTGTATCCGTGATGCACTGGATGACAGATGCCAACCGGATGCCGCTGTCGCAACTGATCATTCAGGGCGATCTGGAACATCTGACAACGGAGCAGGTGAGACAGGGAATCCTGAAGATGGGGGCATTAAGCAGTTTTATGCTGCAGGATGTTGATGAAATTCAGTATACACTGGAATCGCTTCCCTGGGTTGCGCAGGCATCGGTCCGCAAACAATGGCCGGATACGGTAAAAGTTTATCTGGTCGAGCACCGACCTGCGGCGGTCTGGAACGACAAGTTTCTGGTCAATCAGCAGGGACTGGTGTTTGAGGCGCCTGCGTCGGACGTATCCGGTGAATCTCTGGTGACGCTGGAAGGTCCGGACGGTAGTAGCGAAGAAATGCTTAAAACGTGGCGCGAAATGCAACCTGAGTTGCAGCGTGGCGGATTGGAAATTGTTAGGCTGTCATTGAATCAACGGCGGTCCTGGCGAATCTGGCTCAGTAACGGCATTCGGCTGGAGCTGGGGCGGGAAGCGCGACTGGAACGAATCAAGCGCTTTTTATGGCTTTACCCCGAGCTGGAACAGCAGGGCAAAGCAATAGATTATGTCGATCTGCGTTACGATACGGGTGTCGCCGTAGGTTGGCAGCAGAATAATGAAGAAGTGGTTCAGGAATAG
- a CDS encoding DUF721 domain-containing protein, producing the protein MRDHRPQTTASLLDDDSALGNIQQRAMALHKLNSQVQQYLSCAQACRVSNYRQGILVIEVASAAWSMRLNYERNQLINRLREHTLPKLQDIQISINPSLAAEPIQADKTPVLKRKPISERAAQSLMETAQDAPAKIKARLERLAALANKNK; encoded by the coding sequence ATGAGAGATCACCGTCCCCAGACGACAGCCAGTTTGCTCGATGATGACAGTGCCCTGGGCAATATCCAGCAACGAGCGATGGCACTTCACAAACTCAACAGCCAGGTACAGCAATATCTCAGCTGCGCCCAGGCATGCCGTGTCAGTAACTATCGTCAGGGCATATTGGTGATCGAGGTTGCATCTGCCGCTTGGTCGATGCGATTGAATTATGAGCGCAATCAACTCATCAACCGGCTGCGTGAGCACACCTTGCCCAAATTGCAGGATATTCAAATCAGTATCAATCCTTCACTGGCTGCAGAACCGATCCAAGCCGATAAAACGCCAGTTCTGAAACGCAAACCCATTTCCGAACGTGCCGCCCAGTCACTCATGGAAACTGCTCAGGATGCCCCGGCAAAGATCAAAGCCCGCCTGGAACGACTGGCTGCACTGGCAAACAAAAATAAATAA
- the murG gene encoding undecaprenyldiphospho-muramoylpentapeptide beta-N-acetylglucosaminyltransferase: MTKNKRLLIMAGGTGGHVFPALAVARQLQQQGWEIRWLGTADRMEAELVPKHGIEIDFIQVKGLRGQGLKKLLAAPFQILGAIAQARRYIKAWQPDAVLGMGGYVSGPGGVAAWLSGIPVILHEQNAVAGLTNRWLSRIAASVLQAFPGAFPGKTVVGNPVRRDVTELAGPELRLAGRQGPTRILVMGGSQGARILNQTLPQAAAILGKAVDIWHQAGKGNQMATEQAYADAGASQYKVTEFIDDVASAYDWADLVVCRSGALTVSELSAAGVGAIFVPFMHKDRQQALNADHLVACGAAYMIEQPELTADKLAQLIATLDRPALLNMAGAARKAAILDADVRVADVIKAQAK, encoded by the coding sequence ATGACGAAAAATAAACGCCTGTTGATCATGGCAGGCGGAACAGGTGGCCACGTATTTCCGGCGCTGGCTGTTGCTCGCCAGCTCCAGCAGCAAGGCTGGGAAATTCGCTGGCTGGGCACCGCGGACCGGATGGAAGCCGAGCTGGTACCTAAGCATGGTATTGAGATTGATTTTATTCAGGTCAAAGGATTACGTGGTCAGGGACTGAAGAAGCTGCTGGCTGCACCGTTCCAGATTCTGGGCGCCATTGCGCAGGCCCGTCGTTATATCAAGGCCTGGCAGCCGGATGCTGTGCTGGGGATGGGCGGATATGTCAGCGGACCGGGTGGCGTGGCTGCCTGGCTCAGCGGAATTCCGGTGATTTTGCATGAGCAGAATGCTGTGGCGGGTTTGACCAACCGCTGGCTTTCCCGAATTGCAGCCAGTGTATTGCAGGCGTTTCCGGGTGCGTTTCCGGGAAAAACGGTGGTCGGAAATCCGGTTCGCCGTGATGTAACCGAACTGGCCGGGCCTGAATTACGGCTGGCCGGACGGCAAGGTCCGACCCGTATTTTGGTGATGGGCGGAAGCCAGGGCGCGCGGATTCTTAACCAGACGCTGCCACAGGCTGCGGCAATTCTGGGCAAGGCCGTTGATATCTGGCATCAGGCCGGAAAAGGCAATCAGATGGCTACCGAACAGGCATATGCCGATGCTGGTGCGTCTCAGTACAAAGTGACTGAATTTATTGATGATGTGGCATCCGCGTACGACTGGGCTGATTTGGTGGTCTGTCGCTCCGGTGCTCTGACCGTTTCAGAACTGTCAGCAGCAGGTGTCGGTGCGATTTTCGTTCCTTTTATGCATAAGGACCGCCAGCAGGCTCTTAACGCCGACCATTTAGTCGCTTGCGGCGCCGCTTATATGATTGAGCAGCCAGAACTGACGGCAGATAAACTGGCTCAGCTGATTGCCACATTGGACCGCCCTGCATTGCTGAATATGGCCGGGGCGGCGAGAAAAGCTGCAATACTTGACGCAGATGTCCGGGTGGCAGATGTGATCAAGGCGCAGGCAAAGTAA